In Bradyrhizobium erythrophlei, a single genomic region encodes these proteins:
- the groL gene encoding chaperonin GroEL (60 kDa chaperone family; promotes refolding of misfolded polypeptides especially under stressful conditions; forms two stacked rings of heptamers to form a barrel-shaped 14mer; ends can be capped by GroES; misfolded proteins enter the barrel where they are refolded when GroES binds), translating to MAAKDVKFSGDARERMLRGVDVLANAVKVTLGPKGRNVVIEKSFGAPRITKDGVTVAKEIELEDKFENMGAQMLREVASKTNDTAGDGTTTATVLAQAIVREGAKAVAAGMNPMDLKRGIDTAVIAVVKDIEKRAKPVASSAEVAQVGTISANGDAAIGKMIAQAMQKVGNEGVITVEENKSLETEVDIVEGMKFDRGYLSPYFVTNGEKMTAELEDVYVLLHEKKLSGLQAMLPVLEAVVQSGKPLLIIAEDVEGEALATLVVNRLRGGLKVAAVKAPGFGDRRKSMLEDIAILTGGQLISDDLGMKLENVTVQMLGRAKKIVIDKENTTIVNGAGKKKDIEARVNQIKAQIEETTSDYDREKLQERLAKLAGGVAVIRVGGATEIEVKEKKDRVEDALNATRAAVQEGIVPGGGVALLRAKKAVGRIHNDNSDVQAGINIVLKALEAPIRQISENAGVEGSIVVGKILEEKSETFGFDAQTEEYVDMVAKGIIDPAKVVRTALQDASSVAGLLVTTEAMVAELPKEPAPAAPGGHGHGGMGF from the coding sequence GCTTCGGCGCCCCGCGTATCACCAAGGACGGCGTCACCGTCGCCAAGGAGATCGAACTCGAGGACAAGTTCGAGAACATGGGCGCGCAGATGCTGCGCGAGGTCGCCTCCAAGACCAACGACACCGCCGGTGACGGCACCACCACCGCGACCGTGCTGGCCCAGGCCATCGTGCGCGAAGGCGCCAAGGCCGTTGCCGCCGGCATGAACCCGATGGACCTGAAGCGCGGCATCGACACCGCGGTGATCGCCGTCGTGAAGGATATCGAGAAGCGCGCCAAGCCGGTTGCCTCCTCTGCCGAAGTCGCCCAGGTCGGCACCATCTCCGCCAACGGCGATGCCGCGATCGGCAAGATGATCGCGCAAGCGATGCAGAAGGTCGGCAACGAAGGCGTCATCACGGTCGAGGAAAACAAGTCGCTCGAGACCGAAGTCGACATCGTCGAAGGTATGAAGTTCGACCGCGGTTATTTGTCGCCTTATTTCGTCACCAATGGCGAAAAAATGACCGCCGAGCTCGAAGACGTCTACGTGCTGCTACACGAGAAGAAGCTGTCCGGCCTTCAGGCGATGCTGCCGGTGCTGGAAGCCGTGGTGCAGTCGGGCAAGCCGCTCCTGATCATCGCCGAAGACGTCGAGGGCGAAGCGCTCGCGACGCTGGTCGTCAACCGCCTGCGCGGCGGCCTCAAGGTCGCGGCCGTCAAGGCGCCGGGCTTTGGCGATCGCCGCAAGTCGATGCTGGAAGATATCGCCATCCTCACCGGCGGCCAGTTGATCTCCGATGACCTCGGCATGAAGCTCGAAAACGTGACCGTGCAGATGCTTGGCCGCGCCAAGAAGATCGTGATCGACAAGGAGAACACCACGATCGTCAACGGCGCAGGCAAGAAGAAGGACATCGAGGCCCGCGTCAACCAGATCAAGGCCCAGATCGAGGAAACCACCTCCGACTATGACCGCGAGAAACTCCAGGAGCGCCTGGCCAAGCTCGCGGGCGGCGTCGCGGTGATCCGCGTCGGCGGCGCGACCGAGATCGAAGTCAAGGAAAAGAAGGATCGCGTCGAGGATGCGCTGAACGCGACGCGTGCCGCCGTGCAGGAAGGCATCGTGCCGGGCGGCGGCGTGGCGCTGCTGCGCGCCAAGAAGGCTGTAGGACGCATCCACAACGACAATTCGGATGTGCAGGCCGGCATCAACATCGTGCTCAAGGCGCTGGAAGCTCCGATCCGGCAGATTTCGGAAAATGCCGGCGTCGAAGGTTCGATCGTCGTCGGCAAGATTCTTGAAGAAAAGTCGGAGACGTTTGGCTTCGATGCCCAGACCGAAGAATATGTCGACATGGTCGCCAAGGGCATCATCGACCCGGCCAAGGTGGTGCGCACCGCGCTGCAGGACGCCTCCTCGGTGGCTGGCCTCTTGGTGACGACGGAAGCCATGGTTGCGGAATTGCCGAAGGAACCGGCTCCCGCGGCGCCAGGTGGCCACGGCCACGGCGGCATGGGTTTCTGA
- a CDS encoding META domain-containing protein has protein sequence MFSTRGFLRLAAAAATFAALPAFPAASEEGFPFGFEMTLDALPQAGSKRIPTLEIGDNGEAKLDLWCKSGTGQFSVAGNTVIFVPGPLQDRGCVPARAQADDELIASLGEATTWRRRGDSVSFTGTKTLRFRLNTN, from the coding sequence ATGTTTTCGACGCGAGGTTTTTTGAGGCTGGCAGCCGCAGCCGCCACGTTCGCCGCCTTGCCGGCTTTTCCCGCCGCCTCGGAAGAAGGCTTTCCGTTCGGTTTCGAGATGACGCTGGACGCGCTTCCGCAAGCCGGATCCAAACGAATTCCGACGCTCGAGATCGGCGACAACGGTGAGGCGAAGCTTGATCTGTGGTGCAAGAGCGGCACCGGCCAGTTCTCGGTGGCGGGCAATACCGTGATCTTCGTTCCCGGTCCGTTGCAGGACCGAGGCTGCGTGCCGGCGCGCGCGCAGGCCGATGACGAACTGATCGCCTCGCTGGGCGAAGCCACCACCTGGCGCCGGCGCGGCGATTCAGTTTCCTTTACGGGCACCAAAACGCTGCGATTCCGCCTCAACACCAACTGA
- a CDS encoding L-lactate permease, translating to MWNQVYNPFGNSVLSTVAAAIPVVTLLVLIASGKVKAHIAAIIAVILTNLIAIFVFTMPANLSIRASVLGVVAGFFPIGWIVLNVIFLYQITVATGQFELLKRAVGGVTEDRRLQLLLIAFSFGAFFEGASGFGTPVAVTGAVLIGLGFSPLAASGLSLIANTAPVAYGALGTPIQGLSQVTGLDPYLLGAMVGRQLPVFSLIVPFWVVWAFAGWKGMKDVWPAILVTGISFAVPQFAISNYINPWIVDIGASLISMGALILFLKVWQPKQLWLSPALRGNDESMATMAPAKPLDKAPLSTAQLFSALLPWIIVCIVMLIWGNGSFKTWANSIFTWNYPVPELHNMINKVPPVAAAPTKEAAVFGFTYLSFTGTGMLLAAIIAGFLAGFSPVRMVTEYGRTIKLCAISLITISAMLAIGTLTRLSGIDATLGLAFAATGVLYPFFGTLLGWLGVALTGSDTASNILFGNLQKITSEQLGISSVLMAAANSSGGVMGKMIDAQSIVVASTATNWYGHEGSILRFVFKHSIALACLVGLFVMLQAYVYPFTAMVLK from the coding sequence ATGTGGAATCAGGTCTATAATCCTTTTGGCAATTCGGTGCTTTCGACGGTCGCCGCGGCGATACCTGTCGTTACGCTGTTGGTGTTGATCGCAAGCGGCAAGGTGAAGGCGCACATCGCTGCCATCATCGCGGTGATCCTGACCAACCTGATCGCGATCTTCGTCTTCACGATGCCGGCCAACCTGTCGATCCGCGCTTCGGTGCTCGGCGTGGTGGCAGGGTTCTTCCCGATCGGCTGGATCGTGCTGAATGTTATCTTTCTCTACCAGATCACGGTTGCGACCGGTCAGTTCGAGCTGTTGAAGCGCGCGGTTGGCGGCGTCACCGAAGACCGCCGGCTGCAATTGCTTCTGATCGCCTTTTCCTTCGGGGCCTTCTTCGAAGGCGCTTCGGGCTTCGGCACCCCGGTCGCGGTCACCGGCGCGGTCCTGATCGGCCTCGGCTTCTCGCCGCTTGCGGCCTCGGGCCTGTCGTTGATCGCCAATACCGCCCCCGTCGCGTATGGCGCGCTTGGCACGCCGATCCAGGGGCTCTCCCAGGTGACAGGGCTCGACCCCTATCTCCTTGGTGCGATGGTTGGCCGCCAACTGCCCGTGTTCTCGCTGATCGTGCCATTCTGGGTGGTGTGGGCTTTTGCCGGATGGAAGGGCATGAAGGACGTCTGGCCCGCCATCCTCGTCACCGGCATCTCGTTTGCGGTCCCGCAATTCGCGATCTCGAATTACATCAATCCCTGGATCGTCGACATCGGTGCGTCGCTGATTTCCATGGGCGCGCTCATTTTGTTCCTCAAGGTCTGGCAACCGAAGCAGCTCTGGCTGTCGCCGGCGCTGCGCGGCAACGATGAGTCAATGGCAACGATGGCGCCGGCCAAGCCGCTGGACAAAGCGCCGCTCTCGACCGCGCAGCTTTTCAGCGCGCTGCTGCCGTGGATCATCGTCTGTATCGTCATGCTGATCTGGGGCAACGGGTCGTTCAAGACCTGGGCGAACTCGATCTTCACCTGGAACTATCCCGTTCCCGAACTGCACAACATGATCAACAAGGTGCCCCCGGTTGCGGCTGCGCCCACCAAGGAAGCCGCCGTATTCGGCTTCACCTACCTCTCCTTCACCGGCACGGGCATGCTGCTCGCGGCCATCATCGCCGGTTTCCTGGCGGGCTTTTCGCCAGTCAGGATGGTCACGGAATACGGCCGCACGATCAAGCTTTGCGCGATTTCGTTGATCACGATCTCGGCGATGCTTGCGATCGGAACGCTGACACGGCTGTCCGGCATCGATGCGACGTTGGGTCTCGCCTTCGCCGCAACCGGAGTCCTTTATCCGTTCTTCGGCACCCTGCTCGGTTGGTTGGGTGTGGCGCTGACGGGATCGGACACGGCCTCGAATATCCTGTTCGGCAATCTGCAAAAGATCACGTCCGAGCAATTGGGCATATCCTCGGTGCTGATGGCCGCAGCGAACTCGTCGGGCGGCGTCATGGGCAAGATGATCGATGCGCAGTCGATCGTCGTCGCCTCCACCGCCACCAACTGGTACGGGCATGAAGGCTCGATCCTGCGCTTCGTGTTCAAGCATTCGATCGCGCTGGCCTGCCTGGTCGGCCTGTTCGTGATGTTGCAGGCCTATGTCTATCCGTTCACGGCCATGGTTCTGAAGTAG
- a CDS encoding ABC transporter ATP-binding protein/permease, giving the protein MNNMRSTLAAVWRIAAPYFRSEDKFAGRLLLAAVIAIELTVVGINVLLNQWNNRFYTALQDKSWDAFVREMGIFCILAFAYIGLAVYQLYLNQWLQIRWRKWLTERYLGQWLHGANHYRMQLQGDAADNPDQRIAEDVRMFVDQTLNIGVGFLNAVVTLGSFVVILWGLSAASPLTMFGNEFHIPGYLVWGALIYATIGTWLTFLIGQPLVQLAFRQQRYEADFRFNLVRVRENSEQIALLRGESAERERLSDRFARVVRNWYKIMTTTKRLTAFSSSYAQAAVIFPYVLTAPAYFADKIQLGGMMQTASAFSSVQQALSFFITIYRALADWRAITARLDGFEESIAGASRLAESTSSIKVAASDSGDAIELRQFLVKLPNGKPLVAVDGLRIQGDEHVLVTGPSGAGKSTLFRAIAGIWPFGGGVATIPASATLMMLPQRPYFPIGTLKAAIVYPAKPDAFSSVLVEEALTAVGLPQLAPRLTEEAHWNRMLSLGEQQRLGIARALLHQPQYLFLDEATASLDEPSEAALYRLLADRLKGTTTVSIGHRSTLEAFHDGHIVLEREGDHFAARARQKQTAP; this is encoded by the coding sequence GTGAACAATATGCGCTCGACGCTTGCGGCCGTGTGGCGGATCGCAGCCCCCTACTTCCGTTCGGAAGACAAGTTCGCAGGCCGCCTGCTGCTTGCGGCGGTGATTGCGATCGAACTCACGGTGGTCGGGATCAATGTTCTGCTCAACCAGTGGAACAACCGCTTCTACACCGCGCTGCAGGACAAGAGCTGGGACGCCTTCGTTCGCGAAATGGGTATCTTTTGCATCCTTGCGTTCGCCTATATCGGGCTCGCCGTCTATCAGCTTTATCTCAATCAATGGCTTCAGATCCGCTGGCGCAAATGGCTGACTGAACGCTATCTCGGCCAGTGGCTGCATGGGGCCAACCACTACCGCATGCAGCTTCAGGGCGATGCCGCCGACAATCCGGACCAGCGCATCGCCGAGGACGTCAGGATGTTCGTCGATCAGACACTGAACATCGGCGTCGGCTTCTTGAACGCGGTGGTGACGCTCGGCTCCTTTGTCGTGATCCTGTGGGGCCTGTCGGCGGCGTCGCCGCTGACGATGTTCGGCAACGAATTCCACATTCCCGGCTACCTGGTGTGGGGCGCGCTGATCTATGCGACCATCGGAACCTGGCTGACGTTCCTGATCGGTCAGCCTTTGGTGCAACTGGCTTTCCGGCAGCAGCGATACGAAGCCGACTTCCGTTTCAACCTGGTGCGGGTGCGCGAAAACTCCGAGCAGATCGCGCTGTTGCGGGGCGAGAGCGCCGAACGGGAGCGACTATCGGACCGCTTCGCTCGCGTGGTGCGGAACTGGTACAAGATCATGACGACCACCAAGCGGCTGACCGCGTTCTCTTCGAGCTACGCGCAAGCCGCGGTGATCTTTCCCTACGTTCTGACGGCACCGGCCTATTTCGCCGACAAGATCCAGCTCGGCGGCATGATGCAGACCGCATCCGCCTTTTCCAGCGTGCAGCAAGCGCTATCGTTTTTCATCACGATCTATCGTGCCCTCGCCGACTGGCGCGCGATAACCGCGCGCCTCGACGGCTTCGAGGAATCGATTGCCGGTGCGAGCCGGCTTGCCGAGAGCACGTCTTCGATCAAGGTCGCTGCTTCGGACAGCGGCGATGCGATCGAGCTGCGGCAGTTTCTGGTCAAACTGCCCAACGGCAAACCGCTCGTTGCAGTCGACGGTCTGCGCATTCAGGGCGACGAGCACGTCCTGGTCACCGGGCCATCTGGTGCGGGCAAATCAACGCTGTTTCGGGCGATTGCCGGCATCTGGCCATTCGGCGGCGGCGTGGCCACGATTCCCGCCAGCGCCACGCTCATGATGCTGCCGCAGCGGCCGTATTTTCCGATCGGTACGCTGAAGGCGGCGATCGTTTATCCGGCGAAGCCGGATGCATTCAGTTCGGTTCTGGTCGAAGAGGCACTCACCGCCGTCGGTCTGCCGCAGCTTGCACCGCGGCTGACGGAAGAAGCCCATTGGAACCGGATGCTCTCGCTTGGCGAGCAGCAGCGGCTCGGCATTGCCCGCGCGCTGCTGCACCAGCCACAATATCTTTTCCTCGACGAGGCGACCGCATCGCTCGACGAACCGTCCGAGGCCGCGCTTTATCGGCTGCTTGCCGACCGCCTCAAGGGCACGACCACGGTCTCGATCGGGCATCGCAGCACGCTCGAAGCGTTTCATGACGGCCATATCGTGCTCGAGCGCGAGGGCGACCATTTCGCCGCACGGGCGCGGCAGAAGCAGACGGCACCCTGA
- a CDS encoding TorF family putative porin: protein MRMFVMAAGLVAMSGQALAADLPLKAAKAPVPAFDPWDIAFGGAVMSDYVFRGITQSNHQPSVAAYFEPRYNVNKDLQLYIGTSAESISFANHAAAEIDIYGGVRPTFGAVALDFGLWGYLYPGGQCQESFPGGVAVCPPGSPLANGPDFTQIKKDLSFYEGYAKINWTINDSFALGANEYYTPSFLNSGAWGDYASVTAKATAPAKWFGSSGVGAYLSAEVGRQWFGTTDAFYRVTAAPVGIAYPSYNTWNIGIAFTYKAFTLDLRYSDTNLSKGDCAALTSAFNADIPGNITAINPNGFGSNWCGATGIVKLSADLTAMTNLK, encoded by the coding sequence ATGAGAATGTTCGTGATGGCCGCCGGGTTGGTTGCGATGTCGGGGCAGGCTTTGGCGGCCGACTTGCCCCTGAAGGCCGCGAAGGCGCCGGTGCCGGCGTTCGATCCCTGGGATATTGCGTTCGGCGGCGCCGTCATGAGCGACTATGTCTTCCGCGGCATCACGCAGTCGAACCACCAGCCGTCGGTCGCCGCCTATTTCGAGCCGCGCTACAACGTCAACAAGGACCTGCAGCTCTATATCGGCACCTCCGCCGAGAGCATTTCCTTTGCGAACCATGCCGCCGCGGAGATCGATATTTACGGCGGCGTTCGTCCTACCTTCGGCGCCGTGGCGCTGGACTTCGGTCTGTGGGGCTATCTCTATCCGGGCGGGCAGTGCCAGGAGAGTTTCCCCGGCGGGGTTGCGGTTTGCCCGCCGGGTTCACCTCTGGCGAACGGTCCTGATTTCACGCAGATCAAGAAAGACCTCAGCTTTTACGAGGGCTATGCCAAGATCAACTGGACGATCAACGACAGCTTTGCGCTCGGCGCCAACGAATATTACACGCCGAGCTTCCTGAATTCGGGGGCCTGGGGCGACTACGCCTCGGTCACCGCCAAGGCGACCGCGCCGGCCAAATGGTTCGGGTCGAGCGGGGTCGGGGCCTATCTGTCGGCCGAAGTGGGACGGCAGTGGTTCGGCACCACCGACGCCTTCTATCGCGTCACGGCAGCGCCAGTCGGGATCGCTTATCCGAGCTACAACACCTGGAATATCGGCATCGCGTTCACCTACAAGGCGTTCACGCTCGACCTGCGCTATTCCGACACCAACCTGAGCAAGGGCGATTGCGCGGCGCTGACCAGCGCCTTCAATGCCGACATCCCCGGCAACATCACCGCGATCAATCCCAACGGCTTTGGTTCCAACTGGTGTGGTGCGACGGGCATCGTCAAGCTTTCGGCTGACCTGACGGCGATGACCAATCTGAAGTGA
- the glcF gene encoding glycolate oxidase subunit GlcF, whose product MKTEFSAAQLADPNIAEADTILRKCVHCGFCTATCPTYVLLGDELDSPRGRIYLIKEMLEKDRPPTAEVVKHIDRCLSCLSCMTTCPSGVNYMHLVDQARVRIERDYKRPLLERLLRAVLALVLPRPKLFRASMILARLARPFASLLPSGGASATPGLFRRIKAMLSLSPRGLPEMGPVAGSVFEAKGERRGRVALLQGCAQQVLAPRINQAAISLLTRHGIEVVLVKDEQCCGALTHHMGREDAALEFARANTAAWLAEADRGGLDAILVTASGCGTVIKDYGFMLRQDRDFAARAAKVSALAKDITEYVSGLDLPPPMQRHDDIVVAYHSACSLQHGQKITQLPKELLSKNGFVVKDVPESHLCCGSAGTYNILQPDIANKLRDRKVANIAMVKPDMIAAGNIGCMVQIASGTSVPVMHTIELLDWATGGPQPKSSGPDRLVRNDSLNAR is encoded by the coding sequence ATGAAGACCGAATTCAGCGCCGCGCAGCTGGCCGATCCCAACATAGCGGAAGCCGACACGATCCTGCGCAAGTGCGTGCATTGCGGGTTCTGCACCGCGACCTGTCCGACCTATGTCTTGCTCGGCGATGAACTCGATAGTCCGCGCGGCAGGATTTATCTCATCAAGGAGATGCTGGAAAAAGACCGTCCGCCGACCGCGGAGGTGGTCAAGCACATCGATCGTTGTCTCTCCTGCCTTTCCTGCATGACTACGTGCCCGTCGGGCGTGAACTACATGCATCTCGTCGATCAGGCGCGGGTAAGGATCGAGCGGGACTACAAGCGGCCGCTGCTCGAACGGTTGCTGCGCGCGGTGCTCGCACTCGTTTTGCCACGGCCGAAACTGTTTCGCGCCAGCATGATCTTGGCGCGCTTGGCGCGTCCTTTCGCGAGCCTCCTGCCGTCCGGCGGCGCATCGGCGACGCCGGGTTTGTTTAGGCGGATCAAGGCGATGCTGTCGCTGTCACCGCGCGGCCTGCCCGAGATGGGGCCCGTTGCCGGCAGCGTTTTTGAAGCCAAGGGCGAACGGCGCGGGCGGGTCGCTCTGCTGCAAGGGTGCGCGCAACAGGTGCTGGCGCCAAGGATCAATCAGGCTGCCATTAGCCTCTTGACCCGCCACGGCATCGAGGTCGTGCTGGTCAAGGACGAGCAATGCTGCGGCGCATTGACCCATCACATGGGGCGCGAGGATGCGGCGCTCGAATTCGCCCGCGCCAACACCGCGGCCTGGCTTGCCGAGGCCGATCGCGGCGGCCTCGACGCCATCCTGGTGACGGCCTCCGGCTGCGGCACCGTCATCAAGGACTACGGTTTCATGCTGCGTCAGGACCGCGATTTCGCCGCTCGCGCCGCGAAGGTTTCAGCACTGGCCAAGGACATTACCGAGTATGTCAGCGGCCTCGATCTTCCGCCCCCAATGCAGCGTCACGACGACATCGTCGTCGCTTATCACTCCGCCTGTTCGCTTCAGCACGGGCAGAAAATCACGCAACTGCCGAAAGAATTGCTTTCCAAGAACGGATTCGTGGTGAAAGATGTACCCGAGAGCCATTTGTGCTGCGGTTCGGCGGGGACCTACAACATTCTCCAGCCTGACATTGCGAACAAATTGCGCGATCGAAAGGTCGCCAATATTGCGATGGTCAAGCCGGACATGATCGCTGCGGGCAATATCGGGTGCATGGTGCAGATTGCCAGCGGTACGTCAGTTCCTGTGATGCACACGATTGAGCTTCTCGATTGGGCGACGGGCGGCCCGCAGCCGAAATCGAGCGGTCCCGACAGGCTTGTGCGCAACGACAGCCTGAACGCCCGATAG
- a CDS encoding FAD-binding protein, which translates to MDTLKVRDAQDVEQVVRAAIAGEQPLEIVGHGTKRMVGQPMATNALLDLSALNAVKSYEPNELIITVEAGAPLADVKSLIDSKNQRFAFEPMDTAPLLSAPGTGTIGGMIAAGLAGPRRIQAGAARDHLLGAHAVSGFGDSFKAGGRVVKNVTGYDLCKLLAGSWGTLAVVTEVTLKVMPRPESERTLVLRGLDDATANQAMTASLGSPFDVSGAAHLPKSALRDAAAALGSLRSPGQALTLVRLEGITASATHRAASLARQLARFGTTETIEDERSAAVWECVRDVEPFAAKGPLGAWPVWRIVCPPATGAALGERLARETGGDVLYDWGGGLIWAALPPKPDAQAALVRQHANAAGGHATLLRASEQVRRQVDVFHPASEGVAALGERVRQSFDPKGILNRGRMRRGT; encoded by the coding sequence GTGGATACCCTCAAGGTACGTGACGCCCAGGATGTCGAGCAGGTGGTGCGGGCCGCGATCGCCGGCGAACAGCCGCTTGAGATCGTCGGCCATGGCACCAAGCGGATGGTTGGTCAGCCGATGGCGACCAACGCGTTGCTCGATCTGTCGGCGCTTAACGCCGTGAAATCCTACGAGCCGAATGAACTGATCATCACGGTGGAGGCGGGCGCGCCGCTTGCCGACGTCAAATCGTTGATCGATTCAAAGAACCAGCGGTTTGCCTTCGAGCCGATGGACACGGCGCCATTGCTGAGCGCGCCTGGAACCGGAACGATCGGTGGCATGATCGCCGCGGGTCTTGCCGGGCCGCGCCGGATCCAGGCCGGCGCCGCGCGCGACCATCTGCTCGGCGCCCATGCCGTCTCGGGATTTGGCGACAGTTTCAAGGCCGGTGGGCGGGTCGTGAAGAACGTGACCGGCTACGACCTCTGCAAGCTGCTCGCGGGTTCCTGGGGCACGCTCGCGGTCGTCACCGAAGTGACGCTGAAGGTGATGCCGAGGCCGGAGAGCGAGCGCACGCTGGTGCTGCGCGGGCTCGACGATGCCACGGCCAATCAGGCAATGACCGCATCGCTCGGTTCCCCCTTCGATGTGTCGGGCGCGGCGCATCTGCCGAAATCGGCCTTGCGCGATGCGGCCGCAGCGCTTGGCAGCCTCAGGTCGCCCGGCCAGGCGCTGACGCTGGTACGCCTGGAGGGGATCACCGCCTCTGCCACGCATCGCGCGGCCTCGCTGGCCAGGCAGCTCGCGCGGTTCGGAACCACCGAGACGATCGAGGACGAGCGTTCGGCGGCGGTGTGGGAATGCGTTCGCGACGTGGAACCCTTTGCGGCCAAGGGGCCGCTCGGTGCGTGGCCGGTCTGGCGCATCGTCTGCCCGCCTGCCACGGGCGCGGCCTTGGGCGAACGCCTTGCCCGTGAAACCGGGGGCGACGTGCTCTACGACTGGGGCGGCGGCCTGATCTGGGCGGCGCTGCCGCCAAAACCGGATGCGCAGGCGGCGCTGGTGCGCCAGCACGCGAATGCGGCCGGCGGGCACGCGACGCTGCTGCGCGCGTCCGAACAGGTGAGGCGGCAGGTCGACGTGTTTCACCCCGCATCCGAGGGCGTCGCGGCGTTAGGTGAACGCGTGCGGCAAAGCTTCGACCCCAAGGGCATTCTCAATCGTGGCCGGATGAGGCGGGGAACATGA
- a CDS encoding FAD-linked oxidase C-terminal domain-containing protein, with amino-acid sequence MTIMMPAPDQAVLARRKTIVEALRAIVPGEGVIDTPAEMAPYESDGLMAYRQPPMVVVLPDTTEQVSKVLKYCFEQGIKVVPRGSGTSLSGGSLPLADAVLLGLGKFKRIREIDFDNRAVVTEPGVTNLAISQAVAHAGFYYAPDPSSQIACSIGGNVAENSGGVHCLKYGMTTNNVLGCEIVLISGEVLRIGGKTAENAGYDLMGIITGSEGLLGVITEITVRILQKPETARALMVGFSEVEAAGECVAQIIGSGIIPGGMEMMDKPAIHAAEAFVHAGYPLDVEALLIIELDGPGVEVDELIKRVEKISQGCGSTVCLISNSEAERNLFWAGRKAAFPAVGRISPDYLCMDGTIPRGALPKALARIRELSQKYGLRCANVFHAGDGNLHPLILYDANQPGEMERAEAFGADILRACVELGGVLTGEHGVGIEKRDLMPEMFSEIDLNQQQRLKCAFDAQGLLNPGKVFPTLHRCAELGRMHVHAGKLAFPDLPRF; translated from the coding sequence ATGACCATCATGATGCCCGCGCCGGATCAGGCGGTTTTGGCCCGCCGCAAGACAATCGTCGAGGCGCTGCGTGCCATCGTACCGGGTGAGGGCGTGATCGATACGCCCGCCGAAATGGCCCCTTACGAGTCCGACGGGCTGATGGCCTACCGCCAGCCGCCGATGGTGGTGGTGCTGCCCGACACCACCGAGCAGGTCTCGAAAGTGCTCAAATATTGCTTCGAGCAGGGCATCAAGGTGGTGCCGCGCGGTTCCGGCACGTCGCTGTCGGGCGGTTCGTTGCCGCTGGCGGATGCGGTGCTGCTGGGCTTGGGCAAGTTCAAGCGTATCCGCGAGATCGATTTCGACAACCGCGCAGTGGTCACCGAACCCGGCGTCACCAATCTCGCGATCAGCCAGGCGGTCGCGCATGCGGGCTTCTATTATGCGCCCGATCCGTCGTCCCAGATCGCTTGTTCGATCGGCGGCAACGTCGCGGAAAATTCCGGCGGCGTGCACTGCCTGAAATACGGCATGACCACCAACAACGTGCTCGGATGCGAGATCGTGCTGATATCGGGCGAGGTGCTTCGCATCGGCGGCAAGACCGCCGAGAATGCCGGCTACGACCTGATGGGAATTATCACGGGTTCGGAGGGGCTGCTCGGCGTCATCACCGAGATCACGGTGCGCATCCTGCAAAAGCCGGAGACGGCGCGCGCGCTGATGGTCGGCTTTTCCGAGGTCGAGGCGGCCGGCGAATGCGTGGCGCAGATCATCGGCTCCGGCATCATCCCCGGCGGCATGGAGATGATGGACAAGCCCGCGATCCACGCCGCCGAAGCCTTCGTTCACGCCGGCTATCCGCTCGATGTCGAGGCGCTGCTGATTATCGAGCTCGATGGTCCCGGCGTCGAGGTCGATGAATTGATCAAGCGGGTCGAGAAGATTTCGCAAGGCTGCGGCTCCACGGTCTGCCTGATCTCCAATTCGGAGGCCGAACGCAACCTGTTCTGGGCCGGCCGCAAGGCGGCGTTCCCCGCCGTGGGACGGATTTCGCCCGACTATCTGTGCATGGATGGCACCATCCCGCGCGGTGCGTTGCCGAAGGCGCTCGCCAGAATTCGCGAACTCTCGCAGAAGTATGGCCTGCGCTGCGCCAACGTGTTTCACGCCGGTGACGGCAATCTGCATCCGCTCATTCTCTACGACGCCAACCAGCCCGGAGAGATGGAGCGCGCCGAAGCGTTCGGCGCCGATATCCTGCGGGCCTGCGTCGAACTCGGCGGCGTGCTCACGGGCGAGCACGGCGTTGGTATCGAGAAGCGGGACCTGATGCCGGAAATGTTTTCCGAAATCGACCTCAATCAGCAGCAGCGGCTCAAATGCGCCTTCGACGCCCAGGGGCTGCTCAATCCGGGCAAGGTGTTTCCGACGCTGCATCGCTGCGCCGAACTTGGCCGCATGCATGTGCATGCGGGCAAGCTCGCTTTTCCCGACCTCCCGCGATTTTGA